One window of the Pedobacter ginsengisoli genome contains the following:
- a CDS encoding DUF1801 domain-containing protein codes for MNKEIQEYNESQSATDQEICNLLFYEISRNLTEAENRIWHAHPVWFLEGNPIVGYSKLKAGIRLMFWSGADFNESDLKINTGKFKDASITYTAIEQINPDDLSRWIEKSRTIQWDYKNIVKRKGLLLRL; via the coding sequence ATGAATAAGGAAATACAAGAATATAATGAGTCGCAGTCAGCAACGGATCAGGAGATTTGCAACTTGTTGTTTTACGAAATTAGCCGTAACCTAACAGAGGCCGAAAATAGGATTTGGCATGCGCACCCTGTTTGGTTTTTAGAGGGAAATCCAATTGTTGGCTATAGCAAACTTAAAGCTGGCATCCGTTTAATGTTTTGGAGTGGTGCTGATTTTAATGAATCGGACCTAAAGATAAATACCGGCAAGTTTAAAGATGCATCAATTACTTATACTGCAATTGAACAGATTAATCCGGATGATCTGTCTCGTTGGATTGAAAAATCGAGAACAATACAGTGGGACTATAAAAATATTGTGAAGAGAAAAGGGCTCTTATTACGGTTATAA